The DNA sequence TCGGTGGAAGATTAGTAGAAAAAGGTGAGGATGTTACTTTTTTAGTACGCGAGCGAAGACAAAAGCAATTAACTGAACATGGGTTAGCAATTGATAGCCTTCACGGAGATTATTTTTTTCAACCCAAAACAATCCTTGCTGGCGAAAAAGTCGAACCGTACGACCTCATTTTGTTTGCCACAAAATCATATCATGTACAATCAGCAATGGACTCCATTAAACCTTATATAGGTGAAAAAACAGTGATCCTACCACTACTAAATGGGTTTAAACATTTTGATCTACTAAAGGAAACCTTTGGAGCCGAAAAAATATTAGGTGGGCTTTGTTTTGTTGAATCTACGCTAAATGATCGTGGTGAGGTTATCCAAACCAGTCAGATACATCAATTGTCATTTGGTGAATTCAACGGTGGAACAAGCGCACGCGTTGAAGCCATTGAAGAGGCATTTAGTAATACTAAAGCCACGTTCAAGCTAAGTGAAAATATCCTCCAAGACATTTGGCATAAATACCTGTTCATTACTACCCTATCTGGTTCAACAACGCTCATGCGTTCAGCCATTGGTCCAATTCGACAAGCGCCACATGGGAAAGAGATTCTCGCTCAACTCATCAACGAAACAGCTTCTATTATAAGAGCTTCGGGTGCGCAAATTGCAGAAGATATTGAACGAAAACAATTGGAAACTATCATGAAACAAGCGGAAACATTGAAAGCCTCAATGCTTCGCGATATAGAAAAATCAGCACCAATAGAAGTCGATCACATCCAAGGATATTTACTTCAGCTTGCCGATCAACATAACATACAAGCTCCACTACTTACACTGATATACCATAACCTAAAGGTGTATGAATTGAATAATCTAAGGTAACTAGCAGTAAAAAAAGCTTCTCGTTTTCTGTTGCTTTCATATCTCAAATTATAGCTAATTGCACCGCGTTTGCGGTGCTTTTTTATTCTTAAAAAATAACCAATTAAATAACTAAGATGAATTCCACACTTAATTACCTAAAGCATACCTTCAATAACCCTTACTCAAATATTACTTTAAAATCGGAAGCGTTATATGTTTCTCTTTTAAGTTCCACCATGACATGCCATTCTGCCATATCATCAGTTGCATATTGGGGTACAATTCTTTTGATACTAATATCAACACTATTTTGGTTACGTTTTATGTCTGTAATAGCATGGCGAATAGAACCGCTACCTTCTTGCAATAACACAAAGACAAGTACATTATCTTTGAAATAAGCATCGTTATATTTATCAACTGCGTCCAAAAACCCAATGGTAGTATCGGAATAAACTACTTCCTTTTTTTCTAAATCGTAGGCATTTTTTTTCGAGATATAATACATATTTAGTTCTTCGGTTGAATTAATCAGAGAAATGAGAGGATAGCTACTTCCGTCAATATATGCATTTGTACGAATATACTGCGCCCAAAAATCCAAAGTAATTTCTTGCTCCAAGTTGTTTTGTGGAGTTGCCTGACAACCAACAGCGAAAATTATAGTGCATAATAGTATAATAACAATCTTATTACTCATATGTGCTCCCCCCTTTTGTTCTTAGATGTTTTTATAACTACAATGTTACAATCATCTTTTATTAAACTGTATAATAGTTGAAGAACCCCTTCTTTTTATCTTAACATTGAATCTTTTTTTTAGGAGGGGAAAAAGCGTATCTACTTATTGTAAATACGCTCAACTTGACTTGATCCAAAAGCTCGACGTAGTATTACTGGTCTTCTTAAGCCAAAGTCAGTTTACCGAGAATTATAAATTTCCTTTATAATAACCTATAAAAAAAGCTATGAAGAAGTTGTGTAAAAACCTACTAGGGAATTTCTAACTTATGATTGAAAAAATCATTCCTCTTAATAATAGAAGGAAAATCTCATTGCCATACGATTGCATGTCAATAAAAAATCACATGGGAATTTACCAAATTCCCATGTGATTATATTATTTTAAGATCTCTTCAATTCTTGAAATTACATCCTCAGATAACGAAACATCAATTGCTTTTACGTTTTCTTCAACCTGACTTGGCTTACTCGCACCAATTAAAGCACTAGCGACATTTGGTTGACGTAAGATCCAAGCTAATGCTAACGAAGGTAAGGTTGTATCAAGTTCCTTGGCAACACCTTCAAGTTTTTCAACTTTTGCTAGAACATCCTCATTTAACATGTTAGTAATCCACATATTAATTGATTCGTTTGCTGCACGGCTATTTTCTGGAACTTGGCCAGGTTTGTACTTTCCTGTTAAAACCCCTTGAGCTAATGGAGAAAATACAACTTGCCCAATCCCATGCTTTTCACTAGTAGGGATAATTTCTGGTTCAATATAACGGTTTAACATGTTATAGACAGGTTGATTGACGACAATTCGGTCTAATAAACGACGGTCAGCAATTCTAACTGCCTCTTCAATTTGAGCCGCACTCCACTCACTAACCCCAGCATATAAAATTTTGCCTTGGCGAATTAAATCATCAATGGCGCGTAATGTTTCCTCAACTGGAGTTTCTGGATCATAACGATGACAATAGAAAATATCAACATAGTCTAGTTTCATTCTCGATAAACTAGCATGAAGTTGTTCCATCACATGTTTTCGAGATAAACCGCGATCATTTGGTCCGTCCCCCATTGGCCAAAAAGCCTTTGTCGTAATAACATATGATTCACGTGGATATTCTTTTAAAGCAGCAGCCATTACGCGCTCCCCTTCACCACGTTCATAAACATTCGCAGAATCGAAAAAATTAATTCCTAATTCATAAGCTTTATGTATCGTCTTCTCAGCTAAATTCTCTTCTACCGTTTTTCCATAGGTTAACCAACTACCTAAACTAATTTCACTTACCTTTAAACCAGTATTGCCAAGTCGTCTATACTTCAAGTAAACCCCTCCTACTAGGTAATGGTAACACTATATTAGTTTAATAAAAAAATACAATTGATACAAATAAAAACTCCTCTATTTTCGGACTGTTTAAATTTATTGCCTTACATAATCATTTAAGGTACGTGGAATGGTTCGGTCGTAAACTAAGTTGCTTTTAGGTCGTAACCAAGCATTCGTTTGTTACAACCTAAAAGCTAATAGCAACAATCTTTAAGAAAAGCGAGTAATTGAAAGACAAAAACTTATCATAAAAAGTCTATATTAACTTAAGAATTATACAAAAGTCGGGGAATATTAAAAAGAAAAAACTACAATTACGAGGGAAAAATAATGGTTATAGAAACGATAAAATTAGCAACTTTATTTCTTTTAGTGTTTATGGTAATGAGATTTCTTGGAAAGACACTCTTGTCACAGTGGACTGCATATGATTTAGTGACGATTATTTTTTTATCCTACTCAGCATTAGGTGCAGTAAAAATAAAAAGTTTCTTCCAAGCATTGGTCAGTATTTTCATCATTGCCGGTCTATATTTACTCCTATCTAAGGTTAGTCTTGTTCCTAGTTTTACAAAACTAATCATTGGTGAACCTACAATTTTAATTAAGCATGGGAAAATTATTAACAAAAACTTAAAGAAAATCCGTTATTCATTAGCTGAATTGTTATCAACAGTTAGAGCGTTTGGGTATCCGGATATCCAAGCAATTGAATATGCAATATTAGAGCCCAATGGCAAAATCAGTGTTATTCCCATGCCGAATTTAGTACCATTAACACCTAAGCACATGAATCTTGAAGTTGAGTATCAAGGCTTACCTATAACAGTAATTGCCCAAGGACGTATTCAAATTGAAAATCTAAAACTCATCGAGAAAACCGAGGCGTGGTTACGAAATGAATTGAAAAATAAAGGTTATGAGCAGATCGAAACTATTTTCTATGCGTACACAAAAGACAATTCAGATACAGTCACTGTTTTCCCTTATAAATAACTAAAAAATGGGGTCTGACCCCCGCTGTGGTAACGCTTCACCGCAGTGGGGGTCAGACCCCTTTCTATCTAAATTATTTTATTGCTTCGCTTACTTTTAGTTTCTTGCCTTTGATCGTTGTGTTTTCCATTGCTTGTAAGACTACAGAGCCTTTTCCGTTTAATATATCAACATAGGTTAAATTATCTTGGATGGTAATGATCCCAATATCGTCCGCAGTGACTCCAGGAATTTTCGCAATTGTTCCGACGAAATCAACTGCGCGAAATTTCTTCTTTTTACCACCACTGAAGTGTAGTTTCATAATATCTTGATTGATTCGTGCTGTTTTATTGTTTCGAACCACACGGCGTCCACTAAGTTTTTCTTCAAATGCAGCTTGCGCTCTAGCAACTTCATGATGTTTGGGAACTTCCATTTTTGGTATCTCAAAACCAATGTACCGTTCAATCGCTCTAAGAAACTTTCCTTCATACTCAGTTGCAAGTGTAATTGCTTTACCTTTTTTACCGGCACGACCTGTTCTTCCTGTCCGATGAACATAGCTCTCTTTTTCCATTGGTACGTCATAGTTAATAATTAGCGTGACATTATCAACATCAATTCCTCTGGCGGCAACATCTGTTGCAATAAGGTAACGGAAATTACCCATTTTAAAGCCATCCATAACAGCAAAACGATCCTCTTGTTCTAATCCACCATGGAGTCTTTCACAGGAATAATTAGCCTGTTCTAGTTCATCATACACTGACTCGACATGCTCTTTCGTTCCACAGAAGATGATACAACTGTCAGGATTTTCAACAACAGTCACACTTTTTAAAATAGCAAGCTTTGCTTCTTCAGTTACTTCGATTACTGCATGTTCAGTGGCATCAGTTGTCATTCCACTTCCAGCAACTTCGACATTCACAGGATCCTTCATATATTTTTGGCAGAGCGTTTCGACCTTCGTAGGAATCGTAGCCGAGAAAACCATCGTTACTCTATCCGAAGGAAGTTGTTTAATAATAGTTTCAACCTTACTTATAAACCCCATATTGAGCATTTCATCTGCTTCATCGATAATCAAATACTTGATTTCGTCTAAAACTAGAGTTTCTCTTTCAATATGGTCAAGCACTCGACCTGGTGTCCCAACGACGACATGAGTTTTTTGAGTCAATTCTTCCTTTTGTTTCGCAAACGGTTCTTTCCCATAAAGCGCCAAAGCTTTAATTCGTTTAAACCTTCCTATATTCGTAACATCTTCTCGAACTTGGACAGCAAGTTCACGAGTTGGTGTGAGAATTAACACTTGCGGTTTTCTTTCATCCCACTCAATCATTTCACAAATTGGAATACTATAAGCTGCAGTCTTACCGCTGCCTGTTTGTGATTTTACGACAAGATCTTGGTGTTCCATAGTTCTAGGTATTACTTCACTTTGAACCTCTGTAGGAGTTTCATATTTTAAAACGGCTAGCGCTCTTCTAATTTCAGCACTTAAATTATAATCATCAAAATTTCTCTCACTCATTTATTAACCTCATTTATTGTGTATTATCCGACTTATGTATAGGATTCTCACCAATAAGTATCTTATTCAAAATCTGACTTTAGTCATTATATACTAAATTATCCCTAGGAAGTTATAGTTAAGAAAAAAAGCCAGCATATGCTGGCCTTTAATAGACATATTAGATGTACTGTTTCGTATTTTTTCCCTTATCACCTCTATCCCCACTTTGAATGATCGTAAGTTTATCAAGATGGCCAATATTTGTAATTTTAATATTTGAAAAGCTTAAAAACCCAATCCCAACACCAATAAGTAAGCCTATTCCAATATAAAAATTTTTATCTTTCAATGTTTGAACCTCCCATCTTTTATGTAATGCATTCTACCTTTTCATCAATGTCTGACGCCAACTTGCTGATAGAGCTTCAACTTCTAACAGCTTTTTAATGCCTTCGTTATTACGGTTATCGTGATACATCATTTGATTGGCAAATTCTATAGAAATTCCTTGGCTACTTTTTTCAACGAGAGTAATCTTAGAACTTACATCAATAACCCCCTCTTTTATGACTCGAAAATAAAAGCCTGTATAGCCTGAGTTTTGGACCAAAGCAACCATTTCCGGTACGTTATACCTCGCAGCAAGCTTATAACATGGTTGCCTTGGCTGGCTTACTTGAACTACTGCCTCTCCAATTTGAAAAAGATCACCTATGCAAACATCAATTTCAGTCATCCCAGTTACGGTTACATTTTCACCAAATGCTCCATAATCAAGTTTTCTCGATAAAATTTTTTCCCAATACTGATAATGCTCCATTGAATAAACACATACTGCTTTATCTGAACCACCATGATGAACTAGGTCTGCCTGCTCATCACCCTCAAAACCAAGTTCCCCTAATTTTAACGGCTCATTTACTATTGTCTTACAAATACTTGAGATGATTTTTTTACCATTATGGACAATTGTCTGTGATTTTCCGATATTGATTGAATTTATTTTTAACATAAAATAGTCCTTTCTCTGTTGTTAAAGTTGAGCTCACCTGCCGCTACTAATCGAATCTATTTTCTGTAATAACTCCATAGAGAACTTACGATTACTTACAGCAATTGCATCTGTCACATGATGTAGTTTAGTTGCACCGATAATCGCTGAGGTTACAGATGGCTGATTTAATACCCAGGCCAATGCAAATTGAGAGAGTGAAAGTTCCGATTGTTTAGCTAATTCTTTGTATTGTTCGACCCGTTGGAAATTTCGCTCTGTAAAATATCTGAAGATCCTTCTTTCATTCAAAGCGGCACGACTTTCTGGTGGAGCATCATTTGGCCCTTTGTATTTACCAGATAACATCCCTCTTGCCATCGGACTATAAACGATCGTACCTACACCGTCAGACTGACAAAACGGAAGTAACTCAGTTTCAATCTCCCTAGATAATAAGTTATATTGTGGTTGGACAGAGATGAATTTTTCAAGATTGATCCGTTCACTAATACCATGTGCCTTGGCAATTTGCCATGCTGCATAGTTAGAACAGCCAAGATAGCGAACCTTTCCTTGTCGGACTAAATCATCTAAAGCCCGCAATGTTTCTTCTAGAGAAGTATTAGGGTCAAATAGATGTACCTGGTAAAGGTCAATATAGTCGGTTTGGAGACGTTGTAATGACTTTTCAACCTCACTCATAATATGTCCCCTAGAAAGTCCTGATTTATTGACTCCAAGTCCCATTCCTAGACCTACTTTTGTTGCTAAAATAACGTCTTTCCGACGCCCTTTTAGAGCACGTCCAAGAATCTCTTCAGCTTCGCCGTTCCCGTATTCAGGTGTTTCATCTTGACTTTTTCCGTAGTAATTAGCTGTATCAATGAAATTTACCCCGTTTTCTAGCGCTACATTCAAAATATAAGTTGAAGCTTCCTCGTCTATCCATCTACCGAATGACATTGTTCCTAAACAAACATTTGAAACTTGCAAACCGGTTTTGCCTAATCGATTATATTGCATATGATCACCTCAGTTAAAAATTTGTGAAACATCCAGTTACTGAGATTTATTCTATACTTCAGTTGATTAGTCCTGCGAAATAGTTAAAAAAGAACGGTCGTTCAAACCCATATTTTTGATATGGTTTGAATCAAGTCATCAATTTCTTATATTGTCCTTGAATACTAAAAAACTGGAGGTTACGGTTGGTTTCCGCTACCTCCAGTTTGATTAATAAGTGATGAAACCACCCATGATATACACCATTACAATACTAATAATTGTAACTGTAACAGATGCCACCATTCCAATAAAAAATGGTTTGGCGCCTAAATTTTTGAACATCCGTAGGTTTGTTGATAAACCTACGGCAGCCATCGCGATTCCGAGCAAATATTCAGACCCTAATGTATTTAATGACCGCCAAAATGTTTGCCACTGATCTGGGTTTAATATCCCAAATGCCATTTGGTTTTCTTCAATTCCAGTTTCTCCAATTGTTCTAAATCCTGCCATTAACTGAAAACCGATGACGAACAAAGGAATTAACTGATACCACTTTTTGACTACTTGCCCCTTTGTTGAGTCCCCATTTGAATGCTTTAAGTAATAATAAGACATAATCGGCACAACAGCGATAAGTAGTGTATTTCTAGTTAATTTTGCAATCGTCGCAACTTCGACCACGTCACTTGACTGAAACATTTGGTCGTAAATTAGTGCCGCTCCAGCCACCTGGGCAGTCTCATGAATGGCTGTACCTAAGAAAAGGCCAGCACGAACTGGATCATTAGCAAATAAAAGCTGTGCTAAATAAGGATAGGAAAACATCGCTATAATCCCAAAAATAGTAATATTGCCAACTGCATAGGCTATTTCCTCTTGTGTTGCCTTAATCCCTGGGGCTGTACCAACAATTGCCGTTACACCACAAATTCCCGTACCTACAGCTGTTAGCGTTCCAAGTCGATGAGATTGTTGCATTTTATTTGTAATCCATATCGTGACCACTAATCCTGTTGTAACACATATAAGAATAATCGGGATTCCCCACGCCCCTAGCTTAATAACATCTAAAAAGCTTAACCTAATACCTAAAAGAATAATTCCAGCTTTAAGAATAATTTTTACTGAGAAGTTGACCCCTTCTTGGAAAGTAGGATGTAATCCTAGCAAATTCCGAATAAGTAAACCTAATACGATCGCAGTAAAAATGGATGATATAGGACTTTTCCCTTCTTCCAAAATCCCTTGCAATCGATTGACAAACCCACCCAGCCAATCACTCAGCTGTATCGCAATCAGTAATACTAGTAAGCAAAGTATAATTCCCGGCAGGAAACGTATACTTTTTCGCGCCAATTCATTCATTTCTTCTCTCTCCTATTTCTTGTTGTTTTTGGGGTCTGACCCCCACTGCATTAAAGCTTTAAAGCATTGTTTTTTCTTTATCTAGCTGCTTCCTCATCTATATTTACCGCCTTCTTAATGAACTTGAACTTTCTATGGAACCTCACCCCTATAGGCCCACATAAAGAATACTCTTTAGTGATTTATGTCACCGCCAACTAATAAATCCCATGCTACTATTTACTTGAGAATAAAAATCATTTGCGAAAGAGTAATCAAGGCAAACTCGAAAGCTTCATAATTATTATATTTTACTATATTTCATTACTAGAAATAGATCAAATTTTATTAAGGAGTGGAAAGCATGAGTGAAATGATTAATAATCGCGAAATTCAAGGATTAGACAAGTCTGAACGTCAGCAACTTTTAAAGGAAATTATTAAGGAGTTACATGATGGGAAAAGTGTTGATGAAGTAAAAAGTCGTTTTCAACAAGCGATCGATAAGGTTACTGTAAGCGATATTTCCCAAATGGAGCAGGCTCTTATGATAGAAGAAGGAATATCAGTTGAAGAGGTTCAACGATTATGTTCAGTTCATACCGAAGTTTTTAAGGGATCGATTGAAGATATTCACGAAGGCGTAGCTTTGGGCACTCCACCTGGCCATCCGGTTCACACATTTTTTAAGGAAAATCAACAAATTGATCAATTTGTTAATTTCACGCTTAGTCTTCATAAAGAGCAATTCCAACGTGAACAAACTGACGAAGCAAAAGCAAAGTTAATCAACGATTTAACGAAATTATTAGAAATTGATAATCATTATAGTCGTAAGGAAAATTTACTCTTCCCTTACTTAGAAAGAGTTGGCATATTCGGCCCAACCAAGGTAATGTGGGGCGTTGATGATAAAATACGTGCAGCAATTAAGGAAGCACGTGCTCAACTTACTGATGGTAGTTGGAACTTACTTGATATGACCTCAAAATTAGATTTTATTATTGAAGAAGTTTCTCAAATGATTTATAAAGAGGAAAACATTCTTTTACCAATGTCCATGGAAAAACTTACAGAAGATGAATGGTTAAAAATCGAACGTGAAGGTGATGTGATTGGTTACACGTTCATCGATCGACCAAACCCTTGGCAACCTGAACGAAAAAACCTACTTGACAAAGGCTATATGAAAGAAGGGGTCATTCAATTAGAAACAGGTATTTTATCTTTAGCTCAATTAGAATTAATGATGAATCACCTGCCTGTAGATATTACGTATATTGATGAAAATGATGTTGTTCGTTACTTTACACATGGGAAAGAGCGTATTTTCCATCGTACAAAATCAATTATCGGGCGTACAGTTCAAAATTGTCACCCACCACAAAGCTCGCATATCGTTAACGCATTACTTGACGATTTTAAATCAGGTAAAAAAGATATGGAAGATTTTTGGATTAAGTTCCGTGACAAATACGTATTAATTCGCTATTTTGCTGTCCGTGATCAAGAAGGTACGTACAAAGGAACAGTTGAATTCACGCAAAATATTCAATCAATCCAAGAAATTTCTGGCGAAAAACGCTTAATGTCTTAAGATTTATTTTGAAGTAACCGTCACAGTAGACGGTTACTTTTCTTGTTTTTGAAAAATATTTACCAGCATGAAACTGAACGAAAACATTTATACTATACTTGTTTGAGTTAATCAAACGTTATTACTCCGTACGAAAGCTAGGTACTAAGTTTAAAATACATCATTTAAGGAGATGTTGTTTTATGTTTAAAATGGGTCGAAAAAAAAATAATATGAATACTCCACTAATGATGACCATCGTTGGTTTAGGTGTAGGTGCTGCTGCGTATATGATGCGTGGACGTACAAACACTGATAACCAAGCCACGGATAGTATGATGGATGCTGCTCAAAAAGCAATGAACCAACTTAGAGATTAGTTAAGGTATCGGAGAACTATTAGAGGGCTGTCTATTCGACGCCCTCTTTTAAAGGTTTCTCAGCAATCAACCCTATACTCTGTAAGAAAGTAATAAAGGGGTCTGACCCCCAGTGCGTTAAAGCTTTAACGCGCCGGGGGTCAGACCCCTTTATTCCACCGTTATTCAACTAAATTTTCCTAGTCATGACTTATGTCACTTCGTCTTTTTCCTATTTGAGATATAGTTAAAGAAATTATTGGTTTAGGACGGGATGAAAACATGGGCTGTACTCAAAACTGTAATCTTAATCAAACGTGCTTACGTCTGGTGCCTATCTTTGAAGGTATTAGTAGTGATGACGTAACCACTCTGCAGGCTGTTACGAAAAGTCAAAGTTATAAGAAAGGTGATATTATTTTTAGGGAGGGCGAGCGTTCTGAATCGCTTTTTATTATTCAAAAGGGGTTAATTAAGTTATCGAAGGTTTCTGTAGACGGGAAAGAACAAATTATCCGTTTACTTTTTCAAGGAGATTTTTTCGGCCAGTTTGCACTACTACAAAACGAAAGTCATTATGCAAATGCAGAAGTGCTTGAAGAAACAATTGTTTGTACGATTGCAAAAAAAACGTTTCTTAGTACTTTAGAAAAAAGTCCAAGTATGGCACTACGTTTCATCAATGACTTAAATAATCGCTTATATCATGCTGATGAGTGGATGAGTTTACTTAGTTTAATGGATGTTGAACAGCGTTTAGCACGTATCCTATTGCTATTCTTAAATAAGTTAGAAAATACAAACGGCTATTTTACTCTGCCAATTTCGAAGCGTGACTTAGCCTCCCTAATAGGAACGACACCTGAAACTCTCAGCCGTAAATTAGTATTTTTTGTTACTCAAGATATCATACAACTAAAGCATCGGCGAGAAATTCAGGTAGTCGATTACAATAAGCTAACATTCATTGCTGGTTTATGATTCATATATTTTTACGGCCATTAGTCTAAAATGTTCTGGTGCTAACTCACTGATGATCGCTGTCATCCCAAGTGACGTTAGTGCCGTTACTAAAGGCTCTGCCCGAAAAGGTAAATGAACTTCAAATATTGTTCCAACTGGAGCCTTTTTAATATAGTCCAAAATTTCATTTCGAGG is a window from the Anaerobacillus sp. CMMVII genome containing:
- the panE gene encoding 2-dehydropantoate 2-reductase, with protein sequence MRILVLGAGAVGGYFGGRLVEKGEDVTFLVRERRQKQLTEHGLAIDSLHGDYFFQPKTILAGEKVEPYDLILFATKSYHVQSAMDSIKPYIGEKTVILPLLNGFKHFDLLKETFGAEKILGGLCFVESTLNDRGEVIQTSQIHQLSFGEFNGGTSARVEAIEEAFSNTKATFKLSENILQDIWHKYLFITTLSGSTTLMRSAIGPIRQAPHGKEILAQLINETASIIRASGAQIAEDIERKQLETIMKQAETLKASMLRDIEKSAPIEVDHIQGYLLQLADQHNIQAPLLTLIYHNLKVYELNNLR
- a CDS encoding aldo/keto reductase family protein — its product is MKYRRLGNTGLKVSEISLGSWLTYGKTVEENLAEKTIHKAYELGINFFDSANVYERGEGERVMAAALKEYPRESYVITTKAFWPMGDGPNDRGLSRKHVMEQLHASLSRMKLDYVDIFYCHRYDPETPVEETLRAIDDLIRQGKILYAGVSEWSAAQIEEAVRIADRRLLDRIVVNQPVYNMLNRYIEPEIIPTSEKHGIGQVVFSPLAQGVLTGKYKPGQVPENSRAANESINMWITNMLNEDVLAKVEKLEGVAKELDTTLPSLALAWILRQPNVASALIGASKPSQVEENVKAIDVSLSEDVISRIEEILK
- a CDS encoding DUF421 domain-containing protein, with amino-acid sequence MVIETIKLATLFLLVFMVMRFLGKTLLSQWTAYDLVTIIFLSYSALGAVKIKSFFQALVSIFIIAGLYLLLSKVSLVPSFTKLIIGEPTILIKHGKIINKNLKKIRYSLAELLSTVRAFGYPDIQAIEYAILEPNGKISVIPMPNLVPLTPKHMNLEVEYQGLPITVIAQGRIQIENLKLIEKTEAWLRNELKNKGYEQIETIFYAYTKDNSDTVTVFPYK
- a CDS encoding DEAD/DEAH box helicase yields the protein MSERNFDDYNLSAEIRRALAVLKYETPTEVQSEVIPRTMEHQDLVVKSQTGSGKTAAYSIPICEMIEWDERKPQVLILTPTRELAVQVREDVTNIGRFKRIKALALYGKEPFAKQKEELTQKTHVVVGTPGRVLDHIERETLVLDEIKYLIIDEADEMLNMGFISKVETIIKQLPSDRVTMVFSATIPTKVETLCQKYMKDPVNVEVAGSGMTTDATEHAVIEVTEEAKLAILKSVTVVENPDSCIIFCGTKEHVESVYDELEQANYSCERLHGGLEQEDRFAVMDGFKMGNFRYLIATDVAARGIDVDNVTLIINYDVPMEKESYVHRTGRTGRAGKKGKAITLATEYEGKFLRAIERYIGFEIPKMEVPKHHEVARAQAAFEEKLSGRRVVRNNKTARINQDIMKLHFSGGKKKKFRAVDFVGTIAKIPGVTADDIGIITIQDNLTYVDILNGKGSVVLQAMENTTIKGKKLKVSEAIK
- a CDS encoding MOSC domain-containing protein encodes the protein MLKINSINIGKSQTIVHNGKKIISSICKTIVNEPLKLGELGFEGDEQADLVHHGGSDKAVCVYSMEHYQYWEKILSRKLDYGAFGENVTVTGMTEIDVCIGDLFQIGEAVVQVSQPRQPCYKLAARYNVPEMVALVQNSGYTGFYFRVIKEGVIDVSSKITLVEKSSQGISIEFANQMMYHDNRNNEGIKKLLEVEALSASWRQTLMKR
- a CDS encoding aldo/keto reductase, whose product is MQYNRLGKTGLQVSNVCLGTMSFGRWIDEEASTYILNVALENGVNFIDTANYYGKSQDETPEYGNGEAEEILGRALKGRRKDVILATKVGLGMGLGVNKSGLSRGHIMSEVEKSLQRLQTDYIDLYQVHLFDPNTSLEETLRALDDLVRQGKVRYLGCSNYAAWQIAKAHGISERINLEKFISVQPQYNLLSREIETELLPFCQSDGVGTIVYSPMARGMLSGKYKGPNDAPPESRAALNERRIFRYFTERNFQRVEQYKELAKQSELSLSQFALAWVLNQPSVTSAIIGATKLHHVTDAIAVSNRKFSMELLQKIDSISSGR
- a CDS encoding YeiH family protein, with the translated sequence MNELARKSIRFLPGIILCLLVLLIAIQLSDWLGGFVNRLQGILEEGKSPISSIFTAIVLGLLIRNLLGLHPTFQEGVNFSVKIILKAGIILLGIRLSFLDVIKLGAWGIPIILICVTTGLVVTIWITNKMQQSHRLGTLTAVGTGICGVTAIVGTAPGIKATQEEIAYAVGNITIFGIIAMFSYPYLAQLLFANDPVRAGLFLGTAIHETAQVAGAALIYDQMFQSSDVVEVATIAKLTRNTLLIAVVPIMSYYYLKHSNGDSTKGQVVKKWYQLIPLFVIGFQLMAGFRTIGETGIEENQMAFGILNPDQWQTFWRSLNTLGSEYLLGIAMAAVGLSTNLRMFKNLGAKPFFIGMVASVTVTIISIVMVYIMGGFITY
- a CDS encoding DUF438 domain-containing protein, giving the protein MSEMINNREIQGLDKSERQQLLKEIIKELHDGKSVDEVKSRFQQAIDKVTVSDISQMEQALMIEEGISVEEVQRLCSVHTEVFKGSIEDIHEGVALGTPPGHPVHTFFKENQQIDQFVNFTLSLHKEQFQREQTDEAKAKLINDLTKLLEIDNHYSRKENLLFPYLERVGIFGPTKVMWGVDDKIRAAIKEARAQLTDGSWNLLDMTSKLDFIIEEVSQMIYKEENILLPMSMEKLTEDEWLKIEREGDVIGYTFIDRPNPWQPERKNLLDKGYMKEGVIQLETGILSLAQLELMMNHLPVDITYIDENDVVRYFTHGKERIFHRTKSIIGRTVQNCHPPQSSHIVNALLDDFKSGKKDMEDFWIKFRDKYVLIRYFAVRDQEGTYKGTVEFTQNIQSIQEISGEKRLMS
- a CDS encoding Crp/Fnr family transcriptional regulator; this encodes MGCTQNCNLNQTCLRLVPIFEGISSDDVTTLQAVTKSQSYKKGDIIFREGERSESLFIIQKGLIKLSKVSVDGKEQIIRLLFQGDFFGQFALLQNESHYANAEVLEETIVCTIAKKTFLSTLEKSPSMALRFINDLNNRLYHADEWMSLLSLMDVEQRLARILLLFLNKLENTNGYFTLPISKRDLASLIGTTPETLSRKLVFFVTQDIIQLKHRREIQVVDYNKLTFIAGL